The following proteins are encoded in a genomic region of Nonomuraea muscovyensis:
- a CDS encoding gas vesicle protein, translating to MRQGPAGRVSTGSAGGREPTNLGDILERVLDRGVIIAGDIRVNLLDIELLTIKLRLIIASVDTAKEMGIDWWEHDPWLSGGDRHLRAENRRLRERVAELEEGRPAHPSIEGTVEYEDEEPPRRPRTEYEEEEPPRRPRTGSTAERDRRRAARPEERRRHGR from the coding sequence ATGCGTCAGGGGCCCGCCGGACGCGTGTCGACCGGCTCGGCCGGGGGCCGCGAGCCGACGAACCTGGGCGACATCCTGGAGCGGGTCCTCGACCGGGGCGTGATCATCGCCGGTGACATCCGGGTGAACCTCCTGGACATCGAGCTGCTGACGATCAAGTTGCGGCTCATCATCGCCTCGGTCGACACGGCCAAGGAGATGGGCATCGACTGGTGGGAGCACGACCCGTGGCTGTCCGGGGGCGACCGGCACCTCAGGGCGGAGAACCGCCGGCTGCGCGAGCGCGTCGCCGAGCTGGAGGAGGGCCGCCCGGCGCACCCCTCCATCGAGGGGACGGTCGAGTACGAGGACGAGGAGCCGCCGCGCAGGCCGCGGACCGAGTACGAGGAGGAGGAGCCGCCGCGCAGACCGCGGACCGGGTCCACGGCGGAGCGGGACCGCCGCCGCGCGGCACGGCCGGAGGAAAGGAGGCGGCATGGCCGCTGA
- the gvpO gene encoding gas vesicle protein GvpO, translated as MPARRRTRDTREADDVEPVEQYDEEPVGQFEDGDEEDADENDDQDADLDDYEDEEDEDEDEAHAPLNAMTAGAAGLRHITELTSQPAQGVTLVKPEGGGWLVGVEVVEDRRIPSSGDILALYEAELDEEGNLRSYRRLRRYRRGSGDLGEAAR; from the coding sequence GTGCCTGCCAGGCGAAGGACACGCGACACGCGAGAGGCCGACGACGTGGAGCCCGTCGAGCAGTACGACGAGGAGCCCGTCGGCCAGTTCGAGGACGGCGACGAGGAAGACGCGGACGAGAACGACGACCAGGACGCCGACCTGGACGACTACGAGGACGAGGAAGACGAGGACGAGGACGAGGCGCACGCGCCGCTGAACGCCATGACGGCCGGCGCGGCCGGGCTGCGCCACATCACCGAGCTGACCTCCCAGCCGGCTCAGGGCGTCACGCTGGTGAAGCCCGAGGGCGGGGGCTGGCTGGTCGGTGTGGAGGTGGTCGAGGACCGCCGCATCCCCTCGTCCGGCGACATCCTGGCCCTCTACGAGGCCGAGCTGGACGAGGAGGGCAACCTGCGGTCCTACCGGAGGCTGCGGCGCTACCGGCGCGGCAGCGGCGACCTGGGTGAGGCGGCGCGATGA
- a CDS encoding gas vesicle protein GvpG, producing the protein MGLLGLLFGWPLAPVRGVIRLGELIQEQVEREMSDPVAVRRELEELDRVAAAGLISEEEHAERMQEVLQRMIGPPAEVDAAATEPEDGER; encoded by the coding sequence ATGGGGCTCCTCGGGCTGCTGTTCGGCTGGCCGCTGGCGCCGGTCCGCGGCGTGATCCGGCTGGGCGAGCTCATCCAGGAGCAGGTCGAGCGTGAGATGAGCGACCCGGTCGCCGTCCGGCGGGAGCTGGAGGAGCTCGACCGGGTCGCCGCCGCCGGCCTCATCTCGGAGGAGGAGCACGCCGAGCGGATGCAGGAGGTGCTGCAACGCATGATCGGCCCGCCCGCAGAGGTCGACGCGGCCGCGACGGAGCCCGAGGACGGGGAGAGGTGA
- a CDS encoding GvpL/GvpF family gas vesicle protein has product MARRTATKTGAASAAGEREDERARPQRVGTYLYGIVPADVEVAEDARGVGDPPAPVTLLRHGEVGALVSDLTGKGPLGTPNDLLAHERLLDATAAEVPVLPIRFGAVVTGPDEIVAELLTPFHDEFLSALKQLEGRAEYVVKGRYDERTVLAEVLEENPEVARLRDQIREQPEEVTRDARIQIGEIVSAAITAKREADTQAAHDALAPLSVMVAVREPTHEQDAVHLALLVETERQGELEEAVKELAGQWAGRVTTRLLGPLAPYDFVVTPAAGEG; this is encoded by the coding sequence ATGGCCAGACGTACTGCCACCAAGACCGGCGCGGCCTCCGCGGCCGGTGAGCGGGAGGACGAGCGGGCCCGCCCGCAACGGGTCGGCACCTACCTGTACGGGATCGTGCCGGCGGACGTCGAGGTGGCCGAGGACGCGCGGGGCGTGGGAGACCCGCCCGCCCCGGTGACGCTGCTGCGGCACGGGGAGGTCGGCGCCCTGGTGAGCGACCTGACCGGCAAGGGGCCGCTCGGGACGCCGAACGACCTGCTCGCGCACGAGCGGCTGCTCGACGCCACCGCCGCCGAGGTGCCGGTGCTGCCCATCAGGTTCGGGGCGGTGGTGACGGGCCCCGACGAGATCGTGGCGGAGCTGCTCACCCCGTTCCACGACGAGTTCCTCTCGGCGCTGAAGCAGTTGGAGGGGCGGGCCGAGTACGTGGTCAAGGGCCGCTACGACGAACGGACGGTGCTCGCCGAGGTGCTGGAGGAGAACCCCGAGGTGGCGCGGCTGCGCGACCAGATCAGGGAACAGCCCGAGGAGGTGACCCGCGACGCGCGCATCCAGATCGGGGAGATCGTCAGTGCGGCGATCACGGCCAAGCGGGAGGCCGACACACAGGCGGCGCACGACGCCCTGGCTCCGCTGTCCGTGATGGTCGCCGTGCGCGAGCCGACCCACGAGCAGGACGCCGTCCACCTGGCGCTCCTCGTCGAGACGGAACGCCAGGGCGAGCTGGAGGAGGCCGTGAAGGAGCTCGCCGGACAGTGGGCGGGACGGGTGACCACGCGCCTGCTCGGCCCGCTGGCGCCGTACGACTTCGTCGTGACCCCGGCCGCGGGTGAGGGCTGA
- the gvpJ gene encoding gas vesicle protein GvpJ → MTVQPASSGAVAQQSSASGLADVIDTILDKGLVIDAYVRVSLVGIELLTIDARIVVASVDTYLRFAEAVNRLDLAETGDQQGLPELMQNVTKSGAAGKTKGAAQGVLEAAGDKLQDIVGELAPDAERGSARGRRKGEG, encoded by the coding sequence ATGACTGTGCAGCCCGCGTCATCCGGCGCAGTGGCCCAGCAATCCTCCGCGTCGGGTCTGGCCGATGTGATCGACACGATCCTGGACAAGGGCCTGGTGATCGACGCCTACGTCCGGGTGTCACTCGTCGGCATCGAGCTGCTGACCATCGACGCGCGCATCGTGGTGGCCAGCGTCGACACCTACCTGCGCTTCGCCGAGGCGGTGAACCGGCTGGACCTCGCCGAGACGGGCGACCAGCAGGGGCTGCCCGAGCTGATGCAGAACGTGACGAAGAGCGGCGCGGCCGGCAAGACCAAGGGGGCCGCCCAGGGCGTCCTGGAGGCGGCCGGCGACAAGCTGCAGGACATCGTCGGCGAACTGGCTCCGGACGCCGAACGGGGGTCCGCCCGGGGGCGACGCAAAGGGGAGGGCTGA
- a CDS encoding SRPBCC family protein, which produces MADVTKATRPARQAAGRGRQAADQAVGKGRQAAEEGPQKMLPDGLTSELGSALQNVAMALAERALSSVTGKVEGVTGRLTDFAQGDGGGGGLLGAITGSDKSPGSVLAGAATGAFKGAVGSLFKGKGKGSKKLKLTNIIETIDVGAPRRVVYNQWTQFQEFPSFMKKVEKVNQESDEKLSWKAQIFLSHREWKSTIREQVPDERIIWRSEGAKGYVDGAVTFHELTPDLTRVVVVLEYHPQGLFERTGNLWRAQGRRARLELKHFRRHVMTNVMLHPEEMEEGGWRGEIHDGEVVKDHETAMNEEREREEGEEEEPTDELEEGEEEPEEGERAKAEEEEEEEEEEPEEGERAAEEEEEEEEEEEPEEEEEEEEEPAETAEAEEEEPEEEEPPRRARAAPAARGRSRGQGAERPVRRRRTGAEEEAPARRKAGSRGK; this is translated from the coding sequence ATGGCTGACGTGACGAAGGCGACCCGGCCGGCGCGCCAGGCGGCGGGCCGGGGACGGCAGGCCGCGGACCAGGCCGTGGGCAAAGGGCGGCAGGCCGCCGAGGAAGGCCCGCAGAAGATGCTGCCGGACGGGCTGACGAGTGAGCTGGGGTCGGCGCTGCAGAACGTGGCCATGGCCCTGGCCGAACGAGCCCTGTCCTCCGTGACGGGCAAGGTGGAGGGCGTCACCGGGAGGCTCACCGACTTCGCCCAGGGCGACGGCGGTGGTGGCGGCCTGCTGGGCGCGATCACCGGCTCCGACAAGTCGCCCGGATCGGTCCTCGCCGGGGCGGCGACGGGCGCGTTCAAGGGCGCGGTCGGCAGCCTGTTCAAGGGCAAGGGCAAGGGCAGCAAGAAGCTCAAGCTGACCAACATCATCGAGACCATCGACGTGGGAGCGCCGCGGCGGGTGGTCTACAACCAGTGGACCCAGTTCCAGGAATTCCCGTCGTTCATGAAGAAGGTCGAGAAGGTCAACCAGGAGTCCGACGAGAAGCTCTCCTGGAAGGCGCAGATCTTCCTGTCGCACCGGGAGTGGAAGTCGACCATCCGCGAACAGGTGCCGGACGAGCGGATCATCTGGCGATCCGAGGGCGCCAAGGGATACGTGGACGGGGCCGTGACCTTCCACGAGCTGACGCCCGACCTCACCCGCGTGGTCGTCGTCCTCGAGTACCACCCGCAGGGCCTCTTCGAGCGCACCGGCAACCTCTGGCGCGCGCAGGGCCGGCGGGCGCGTCTGGAGCTGAAGCACTTCAGGCGGCACGTCATGACGAACGTCATGCTCCACCCCGAGGAGATGGAGGAAGGCGGGTGGCGCGGCGAGATCCACGACGGCGAGGTGGTCAAGGATCACGAGACGGCCATGAACGAGGAGCGCGAGCGGGAGGAAGGCGAAGAGGAGGAGCCGACGGACGAGCTCGAGGAAGGCGAGGAGGAGCCCGAGGAGGGCGAGCGCGCCAAGGCCGAAGAGGAAGAAGAGGAAGAGGAAGAGGAGCCCGAGGAGGGCGAGCGCGCCGCCGAAGAGGAGGAGGAAGAGGAAGAGGAAGAGGAGCCCGAGGAGGAAGAGGAAGAGGAGGAGGAGCCTGCCGAGACCGCCGAGGCCGAGGAGGAGGAGCCCGAGGAGGAAGAACCTCCGCGCCGCGCCCGCGCCGCTCCGGCCGCCCGTGGCAGGAGCCGTGGCCAGGGCGCCGAACGTCCGGTACGGCGCCGCCGCACGGGGGCCGAGGAGGAAGCGCCGGCACGTCGCAAGGCGGGTTCCCGCGGCAAGTGA
- a CDS encoding winged helix-turn-helix transcriptional regulator has product MTQPLDPDMFRACAQVTPLIQVGDKWTAKIIRCLEAGPRRFSELRVPLRGITPKVLTETLRAMERDGLVTRTVYAEVPARVEYELSPLGRTLLKPLAAACEWAVAHMAEVTHARQVYEPL; this is encoded by the coding sequence GTGACGCAGCCCCTCGACCCCGACATGTTCCGCGCGTGCGCGCAGGTCACACCGCTGATCCAGGTCGGCGACAAGTGGACCGCGAAGATCATCAGATGTCTGGAGGCGGGCCCCAGGCGCTTCTCCGAGCTGCGGGTGCCGTTGCGCGGGATCACGCCGAAGGTGCTCACCGAAACCCTGCGGGCGATGGAACGCGACGGGCTCGTGACGCGCACCGTCTACGCGGAGGTGCCGGCCCGGGTCGAGTACGAGCTGAGCCCGCTCGGCCGGACGCTGCTGAAGCCGCTGGCCGCCGCCTGCGAGTGGGCCGTCGCGCACATGGCCGAGGTGACGCACGCCCGTCAGGTGTACGAGCCCCTGTAG